ctcacacataaCTGATGTCCTGATAACACTTATTTTGAGAAACCTTgcttttttgattatttttattgtttgcattataaacaatacacaacaatatacatttcactgtgatgtaaacTTCAATGTGTAAATCAGCTTTTGACAAACATATGTAATCCTGCTGCTTATATAAGAGCTATTACAGATATTGTTAAACTCTATGGTCTCTGTACTTGCTTCAGCTCAATGCACAATGCACAATACCAAGGGATATATCCACTCGGTATTTGTGCTTCTGTCATCCCAAGGCATTTTACGTGGAACCATTTTGTACAGGTTCCACACTAAATCTATAAGggggaaatatgtaaattatatctataaaatatttgctttaggaaTCCTGTAATGCACAaacatattgaaatatttaattactttaaatttatccatacactccctgacaaaagtcttgtcgcctatccaagttgtaggaacaacagaTAATAACTTCACTTCTAGTTGATCATTGGAATCAGAAGTGGCATACACTGTATATGAAAGGCAAAAGCCTCTAGATTAagcttattttaccaaaataaaatcttaacatGCCttgattttttattgtttaaataattttttattgtaaaggTGGAGGCTGAAGTATGAGAAGGAGCACCATCCTGCTGAAGAATTTGCCCTCTCCTGTGGTATGTAAAGGGCAGCAAGAATGTCTTGATACCTCAGGCTGTTGATGTTGCCATCCACTCTGCAGATCTCTCGCACGACCCCATACTGAATGTAACCCCAAACCATGATTTTTCCTCCACCGAActtgactgttttctgtgtgaatcttgGGTCCATACGGGTTCCAATAggtcttctgcagtatttgcGATGATTGGGATGCAGTTCAATAGATGTTTCATCAGAAAAATCAACCTTATGCCACTTTTTCACAGTCCATGTTACAATAGCtagaaaaaatgtttggaacatactgtaactgaacaaaCAATGCATAACTGAATgataaatagtttttatataagtgTATGAGTGCATTATGGTAGAGCATTACGTTAGCATcgcaaaggttgtgggttcgattcccagagaacacagatactgataaaatgtatgtaaatcaaATGCACTGTGAGTttctttggataaaagtgtctgctaaaggcattaatgttaatgtcatgtaaatgcaaacattgacttctgtttgttgtttttgcttttcttgttttggcAGAGTGGCAGGGAACAGGGGGTTTAAGAGGTGGGCGGGGGTAGTAGTATACCACCTTTTTTAGGACTACACCACtgatgtatgtatatacagtatatgctgtaGTACAACACAAAGCACTTATAGACCTCAGACCATGAAAGGATTGCAGCTGGCATAAAATTAACGCATAGCTACACACTCTTAATAGTTTGTGCAGTGTACATTAaacttatatttaatatatattgtattatatataacatagcCATAGTGTGTGTCACACCCGACACCCGTCCACACGTCTACCAGGAGCTTTGAAGGTGTGAGACACCATTTTTGTGTTCTTAATGTAAGGGTCATGAATTCTGTGTAGAATTGTAGAATTGTAGAAGTTAGAGAATTTATTTGATCTTAGTTAAGGCGACGCGGCGCAGTTCACGACGCGATGACGTCACGACGCCGACACGACTTAGAAACTTGCTTCAGTACGCATCGGCGGTGGGAGACAGAAAAGCCCTTCTGTATAACGTGTGTGGTGTCGAAGTGTGATCCAGCCTTTATGTCAGAGCCTGAAGAATAACTGCAGCGAAACAAAGCGCGTTACTGTAATGTGAGAGACGAGCTTGTGGAAGTGAAGCATGAAGCGGAAGCGACAGAGACGAGCTGAAGCGAGGAAAAGACACTGCGCTGTAAACAGTCCAGCGGACAAGCCCACGGCTCACATTTACATCGAGATCACTGGTAAATAAACACCTTTAGGGGATGATTTTGCTGCTGGTTGAACAAGAAACCGCCATCTGAAGGCCTTCTGTTTATAGACAGACTCGTAGATACGTAGTTCCTATAAACATGACACAAAGAGCCTGAGTATAAACTTTAGTCATGATATTACATGACTGACTGTGTGCAATTCAGTTCAGATACAATGCTGTCTAAGGGATTCGTTGTTGTGACACTTTGATGGCTTTTATTTCTATGCAGCTGCTGTGTGTAAAACTATCAGTGAAAAAGCCTAAATGCAATGCAATGCTTTGattttaatcttattattattattattttattattattaaccgtGTTACAATAACAGCTCGCGCTCTGTTGTTCAATATAAATCACAGTGTTTGAGACGTAATTAGTTTGAGGATCAAAGCTTTGAGTCCAGCGCGGTTCTATTGGCTGTCTGAAGCTCTTCTCCTTGGCAACGTTGCTTGGGCAGCGGTCCAATTAGAAGAGCTTCTGCCCCCCTGCGCTTAACTTTAAAATTGTGTTGGGCGGGGCTTAGGATGATTGACGTGTCATTTACACGGCTCCGCCAATAGAGTTTGAACGAAGAGGGTTAAAGTCGACCAAAGCGTATAGTTAAAGAACGGGCGAGATTTAAATCTTGTTCCTGTTATATCACTAAACTGAGCTCTCTGTCGCTAATGTTTACAATGTTTAAGCAAAAGTTAAGCACAGCGGTTTAGTTTTATATGTAAATTTTAACTTCTTGTTTTATTGTGGACATTGAACCGAACGATCAAAAAAATACTTTAGACAAACcaaaattaacttaaaaaagtTTTACTGCGCTTTGAGAATCAGCATGTCTACAGAAAACAGCGACCCTTCCAACAGCATTGAAATAATCAAAGGTAAGTTTTATTGTCGTGTATTTAAGGAGTATTTTCTTTGTCCGGTTGGTACTCGGATCTCCGTCTAACAGCTACTTCCGGGACGCACGTTCAAATCTGCAGCAGGCACGTGccgtgtttgtttgttcagatTATACACAGATCAGATTATATGGGTTTAATCTACAGCCTGGAGAATGAGAAATTACACAACGTGTTCCTGTTATTGCAGATCAGCTCTATTTCGCTGTCCTCAGTCAGAAGATCAGGAGCACTCCTGAAAGACACTGTTTCTGCATAGATGAAGAATTGTCCTATgagaagtaagtgtgtgttgtgattacAGTAGCACTTGTTCATGATCATGCTGAATATCATTAGGTGTAAGATAAAATGTACCTTTTATTCGTCCCACTGTGGGGAAATTTCTTTGTTGTTACagcaacaaagaaagaaaagtgcaaatttaaagtagaaacatattatacagtagtgtataaatagaaaaaaggaGCAAACAATACAGATGTTACAATTTCAAGCAAATTGCACTACATAatattgcagtttttttttttaaactgcaatATTATGTAGTGCAATTTGCTTGAAATTGTAACAAGGTGTTATTGCATAATAGTCATAGTGGTGTGCATTATGGTGAGAGGTTTACTGGGATCAGCTCTGATTATGCTGTCTAATAGCAGCATGGAGAAAAGACCTTCAGACATTTAGGATgcaacagtctgtcactgaaggagttGCTCAAAGATGAAACTGTTACGTACAGGGTGTGAGAGTCATTCTTCATCAATGATGATGGCTTAGCTACcgtcctcctttctcccacctcctgtacaatGTCCTggggaatccccaggactgagctggccttctcTATCAGCTTGTCTAATCTCTTCCTGTATGCAGTCCACTCCACAGACCACTCCATAGAAGATGGCTGAGGCCACCAAAGAGTCAATAGTGTTCAATAGTGCTCCTCACACTCCAAAAGACCTATAACGTGTGTGGTTATAACAGCATTAGTAATAAAGTTCCAGTTATCCTGTTTTCCCATGTTTCTGTTTGTCAGTAGgtatataatgttttaatacCTTTCTTTATGTAAACAGCTTTTATGCAGACTTTGGTCCCCTCAACCTGGCTATGTTTTATCGTTTCTGTTgcaaactcaccaagaagctcAAGGTAATGGAGTTTTTATCACTTTAGTATAAGAAGAGTCTcaacttttgtttttgtattccATCAAATTGAAATTACTGTAATTATATATGCTTCACATGGTGTTAAATGTGTTGTTGTAAATTTAATTTTCTCCTACTGCAGTCTTTGGCACATTCCAGAAAGACGATTGTGTTCTATACCTGtggggacaaaaaaaaacaagcaaatgcTGCTTATTTAATAGGATCGTATGCTGTGAGTATTTAATTGAAGCCTATTCATGTGTTGGGTATACATAGAGGCAACTTGTGCATTTGGAGGAAACTTATCCAATGATGTACATGCAGTTGGTTTAATTCTCTGGAATTGGTTTGTTCTCTACTTTTAGTCATTAGCTGATCAATTGTCTTACTCTAGTTGAAAGACTGCAAAGAAAACTATGATGGCATTAgaggaaataatttttctttgcTGTCTTTTGCTCCTTCTGAGTGATGGTGCTACCCTTAATCTTCTGGATTATGATAAAATGGAGAAGCCTATAATGGCTTCAATTTTGAGAACACTTTTGCTTTAAAAGAAGAATGTGTAAAATAATCTCAAAAACAAATGTGAgaggatgttttgtttttgtccccTGAAGGTGATGCATCTCCAGAAAACACCAGAGGAAACTTATAGTCTTCTAGTCTCCAGAAATGCCACATATCTTCCTTTCCGGTAAATGCTATTTAAGATAAATCTCATTCTTCTGCGACATACTACAGGTCTATGATGAATACAGAGGTTCTTTTCTCTTACAGAGATGCTTCATTTGGAATTTGCATGTACAACCTGAATATCCTTGATTGTTTACATGCAGTGCACAAGGTAAACCAGAGTCTTAATACACTTGAAATTTATGCACATTACTATACATGGggttcatgtttgttttttgtgttaggCTCTGCAGTTTGGCTGGCTTGATTTCTCCAACTTTGATGTGGAGGAATATGAGCATTATGAGGTGCTTCTTTGATGTCCTTCTCTGATTGTATTGAAAGTGTGTGAAAAGTGCCTTCAGCAATTCTTtaaactgtgtgtatatatagttaaTTGCAGCTTTGTTCCACAGAGAGCTGAAAACGGAGACTTCAACTGGATTATTCCAGGAAAGTTTTTGGCTTTTAGTGGTCCACATCCAAAGAGCAAAATTGAGAATGGTAATTTAAGGGGGTTTTATTATATAGCGTATAATAGTTGGTGGCTTTTATGTATTCGCTGCAGGTTGTAAAATGTTGGTTTACCGCTTTCCCCCAGGTTATCCTCTTCATGCTCCCGAAGCCTACTTCCCATATTTCAGGAAGCACAACATCACCACAGTCATACGactgaacaaaaaaatgtatgatgCCAAGCGGTTCACAGATATGGGATTCGATCACTATGACCTGTTCTTTGTTGATGGGAGCACACCTAATGATGCCATAGTTGCCAAGTTcataaatatttgtgaaaatgCTGATGGTGCCATAGCTGTTCACTGTAAAGGTAAAATGCACACATTTTGGCTAATATTTAGTTTAAGGTGTCCAATATTATGATTAAGTGTAACTgcagattttaaatattttaactacTACACTCAGGGCTCATCAACTGGTAAACCATGGTCAGGATTCAACCCTAGCAAAGAAGTTTTGCTCAGCTCTGTATTTCAAAATACTGTAACAGAATTTATAGATTTAGGGGAAACTGGCTGTAATCTAGTGAGTCCAGTAGTTAAACAAGAACAGCTTCTGTAGCAGATAAACCTCATGTGCTTTCATGTAAATTTAGTTGAATGTGCACATCAGGAAataagccttttttttctttttcttttacagtatttctctctctctctctagatatagatagatggataaataattttttttttagtttttaaaattgtatttactCTTCTGATTACTAAACTGATGTCATGCcttgtttaaagaaataataatgggTGAGAAACCACATTTTAAGATGATTGGACAGAGACATGTGTATTTATTCTCCACTTTAAGATCAAAACAGATTTCTCATATGTTCATAatctatggtgcagtcagaattGGTTATGTAGCAGACCCACGTCAAATTGAAGTGATCCTGTCTctgattaaacatttaaaggtgACCTCTTGCCAGTCCTAATATTTACCTGTTTTAAAATTTTCTAACCGAATATGTTTGCAGGATTGTCACAATTTGTAGTTAAATATACCTGCTATTGACACATCTTACTTGTGGTGTATGCTTGTGGTTTGTTGATCAGCTAATCATTTTAAGAATGTAAAGTTGTTATATCATTTAGATAAATGATCTGATTGTGTGGTTTTCAGCTGGCCTGGGTCGCACTGGAACTCTAATAGCCTGCTACCTAATGAAACACTTTAGACTGACTGCAGCCGAGGCCATCGCCTGGATCAGAATCTGCCGGCCCGGCTCAGTGATCGGACCTCAGCAGAACTTTGTTGAGGAGTGAGTAAAGCTTTGGTCCAAggcagtgcaaaaaaaaacattccttttTCACCCTGCACATACAAAGTATATTATATAGACAGCCATTGAAAATTGTCAGATTGCACGTCTGCTGTATGTTAAGAGCACctttcattattatattttctctcGCTGTTACTGCAAACATTACCAAGTGCTGTGTGTTGCGCTGTGTacgaggtgtgtgtatatatatgttttgtgtgcatgtatgtgtgattttttatatatatatatatatatatatatatatatatatatatatatatatatatatatatatatatatatatataatataaaaaataatttttttatattctgtgcCATGATCCAACAGTCAGCAGTCCAGTCTCTGGGTGGAGGGTGATCTGTATCGGCAGGAGCAATGTGAACAGGAAAATGGTGTAAACAAAACAGCCATTACAGGAATTTTGTCAGGAGTAGATGACATTTCCATCAATGGGAAAAATAAGAACAGTGCAGCAAGAAAAGCTGATATGGTGAGTAGGAGGtgaaatattttacatgaaatgaaaaaaatgagtaAGTAAAAACTCAAGTAAATGGGAGTTTTTCAGATCTGCAACTTATAGAACCTGTACAAATCCACTTCAATATCTCCAGTCATTTTAAGATCTGAGATTCAGATAACAAATATTAGATAAACTCTTGGAGCATAGGTGAAAATGCttgttactgtaaataaaaaaaaaatctgtttgtagttttcattattatatggcatttgatttatttatttatttaaacttccTCAGTATAATGACGGAGAAGAGGAGCACAACGGCCTCACTCAGGGTGACAAACTGAGGGCGCTGAAGAGCAAACGGCAGTCCAGAGCATCCACAGGTTCTTTATCGTAAGTATTTCCATCTTATTTGACTATGTGCTCTTTATTCCATGAGAATGTATTTTAGAATAGTGAAACAGTATAACACTATTGCCCAAATTGCATATTTAGATTTGGTACACACTATAATTTTGCATGGATTTGCACAAGGTCAAAAAAGTCTTATCGTTCAGATCAGTGtcaaaagtttaaaagtttaaacactttaaaataaagataagaTATTGTCATTTGTGTATGGTGGCTTTGTGATGCTGTACAGCAGGAAATGTTACTACAAACATGCTTGCACTTAGCCCAATAGAGTAACCTATCCTCATGTACTGAGCTGTTTATTGAATGTATAGGTGGgcaaaaaattaacaaatatttACAACTGTTACCTTCAGTGTGAAAACAATTCAAGTGAAAATCACATAGAGACATTTGGGGGAGGGTTTACAATATCCTGCTTGAATAAGAGTACATCCCTTAACTGAAAAACTGTCAAAGCACCTTGAATTTATAATACAAGAGTTTTTAGCATATCCTGATTtttgagttcttttttttttttgtttgttttttattccagtGTTCAATGCCATAAACTAAAacttgaaaaatgcttcagattATATTACAAGGAGATCTTCCGCACAATTTTAGTCATTCCACAGGTTTCAGTGTTTTAGATCAGTACACTGATTGGGCCATTCCAAAATGCTGATCACCTTCTGACAGTCTTTTGATGACTTGGATTTGTGCTTTGGATTGTTATTGTACTGCCTCAGGTATCTAACAGAAGTCCATAGGTATTGTACTACCAAATGCTGACAATACATGTCATGTTGATTTCATGCTCTAAGGATATAACATGAATATtaactttttttccttttttatatgAATAGTGTCTGCATTCATGCAGTTTAAAATGGAAGAAAACAgcaatgtgtttataaataatggAGTACAgttcatgttttaaaaatactttgttTATGCAATTTATTGTTGTATGTAGAGGGATGAAGTATAAGTTTAAAAGAAGTTATATTGAACATGTTTGTATGTAAAATGAGAACTGGATTGTTAAATTTGGGCCTGAAGAGCCCagatacaggtgcatctcaataaattagaatgtcgaggaaaagttcatttatttcagcaatTCGACTCAAacagtgaaacttgtgtatttatataaattcagtacacacagactgaagtagtttaagtctttgggtctttaaattgtgattttggctcacatttaataaaaacctgccaagtcactatctcaaaaaaatttaatactttataagaccaataaaaaacatttttagtgaattgttggccttctagaaagtatgttcatttactgtatatgtactcagtACTTGTTGGGGAtccttttgttttaattactgcctcaatttgGCATGGCaaggaggtgatcagtctgtggcactgctgaggtggtatggaagcccaggtttctttgacagaggccctcagctcatctgcattgtTTGGTCTCTTTGCTCTACtcgtcagcagaaggaagcatgaagtgctctaaaatttcttggtaaacTGGGGTGCAGTGACTTTTGGAtttcaaaaaacacaatgaAGCAACAGTAGCAGATGGCGTTGCACCCAAAaacatcacagactgtggaaacttaacactggacttcaagaagctatgagcttctccactcttcctccagactctaggtCCTTGATTTCCActtctgtggttcaggagtggcgtaacaagaggaatacgacaactgtagccaaattccttgacacgtctgtgtgtggtggctcttgatgccttgaccccagccaGGTTTCTCTACTTGAGTTGAATTACTCATATGAATGaactaatgtttatttattgagatgcacaagtatatatttatttccctACTTACTGTCTAGCATTTTTACACAAGATAAATCCTATTTGACTTGCATGGAGCTTTGGGGTGTTGTGGCTATGTTCAGTATAAATTTTCCTTTTGCATGATGGTTGGCATTAATACTGTTAATGCATGGCCTTTAAATATCTAACATTGCCTAAGACGCCTATCTTTCCCCCCCATCACTGCAGGCTGGATCAGCTCAACTATGTGTAGAGCTCAAGAGTTTTTCTacaagcgttttttttttttttttttttttttttgatcctCACATGGTACTTGTTTCAAACTCTTTTTCAAATTCAGTAaaacacaacagccaatcattatcaactttaataggaacacctgttcTGATCATTTACCCAGATATCCATCCATTCAGTAATGgggcagcagcacaatacagATTATTGATAGTCAAGAACTACCAAACTTTAGTTACCAAATTTTGATGTATGTGCAGAAGGTTCTAGGTTTTAGGTTCTACTCTTgacttttgtgcatgctgagatgcttttcttctcacatGCTTACAGAGACTGAGTTACTGTATCCATCCTGGCAGCCCAAAACaatctggtcattctcctctgacctctcatcaacaaggtgtttccacccatagatgatttttttttccctgtggaATTCCAAGTAGAGTTGTTTCTGCAAAACCATGCCATGATTGAAGTTTTCCCTGTTCTGATACAGGCAATCGGAGCTCTTGGCCTGTATCTGCATGCTttcatgcattgtgctgctgctacaggaatgaatgactgaataactgtataaataaggtcagatgttcctattaaagtggatggtgaggcagaatataataaacatgGTAAAACCTGGGCTTGATTTCGTCTGCAGTGGCGGAAAGAGTACCAAAGCCTTTTGTCTGGAAGTGTATGTGTTTCTCCTTCCTTCttattttgttgtataattGAACTGTCCCTCCCTCGTGTTTAGATGGCTGGTAGCTATGCTGGTTTCTTCACTTTGTAGCCTTGTCCTGTGGTGGCTGTTGTTTGGCTTCCCCTCTTCCGTCTTCCATTACTGTGTAGGCAGGTCGGGATTGTAAGTGAACTGTCGTGCCTGTACCACTCTCTGGACTTGGAATGCTGTAAGTGTGTTCATGTCTCTTATGTCTCCCATGATTCCACCATTTCTGATCTTATCTTGGTTTTTTAGGAATCATCCAGCAATCTCACAGGGGCCAAGTGtcatgtttttagtttttagttgtttgttttgttttgttaggtgctctttttatacattacacacagttttgtgggcaagcctgttttttttgctgaaaaaccCCTAAACACCACGTTTTATGTGTTTCCATTTGAGAGTTGGTGGTGAGATGCAGGAAACTTCTACACTCTATTTCTACACAGAGACTTCAGGGATTTTCATGGCTTTGCAATGCCATCACAATACATTAACCTGATTCCCACAGTTGGCTTTGGTCCATTTGGCATTTGTGTACTGCTTCCCTCATGTAATGAAATTGTTGCTGCAGTTTAGAATAGATTTAGAATAGACAGTTGAGAATAAATCCACACCAACTTggagtaaaaatgtattaaaattaattgGAAAACCATAAAGGAGTtaagaaatgtaaacattaagttttttttttttttttttttttttttaaatcactataaataGATCAGCAACCACATATTTCCATAGTATGAGTCAATACATGGTCAAAGCACATTACATTTCACTGTTAAATTTTAGCTTATTTTTCTTCAGCAATACACTGGTAAGCTAGATGTGGTTCAAAAGGTGTGGCATTTTTGATCTACATATAAATAACCGTCAGACTCAGAGTTGTTGGTAACAGCAAAGAAGTAAAGATggtatttattttgctgcagcaaaaggtgtcttccatacagtgtagagtgccaagtctacacagtgaagaggcAAAGATTAGTGATTCAGCTCTCCCTTTTATAccctaggtgtgtgtttgtgtagcctggtatgtgtgtgcttgtgtttatgATTTCTCAGCCACCTCAGTAAAGTCAGATCTTATCAAGCACATGCACCCACACTCTACTAAATTTCCATCCTTTCAAAACATAGAATGTTTATGGCAGGAACATTTGTGGTAGTTCTGTTTATGGCGGGAACATGGGATTCCTGTTCTCTATCTCCCTAGTCTGACACAAAAAATTTACTATGTAAGCACATATAAACACTCATGAAATTTAAAATCCACTACAAAGGCTAACATAgtagtgtaaaatataaaaatatataaatgacaataaCCGACGTTTGGCAAGTTACACTTCGTGTTTTTACTTTGTCAAAATGGATTTGATGCCTTCAAGGACTTCATTGACTGCCCCATATTTCTGTTCACTGATTTGTTTAGAGTTAAGGGATGGCATCTAatttacacacatgcatacattgtgtgtgtgtatacagtgatgcctcgagatacaagTTTAATTcattccgtgactttgctcgtatctcaaagcaattttccccatttaaatgaattgaaatcccattaatcctttccagctcgcaaaattccactccagttgttttgtttgtgttttgaatatgaaaaatttacagtacctgtattttataaatgacaaattgtataaaaacatatagtaataagagaatgttaaaaaaataaactggttttactttacgccGTAAagtttacggaagatgcgcacggaggttgaaggaggagtaaacaggagcaATTTTGTCTCatacgtacactttcgctttcgttcacttattcgctactgtacactcttaatgctactttatacttaaatggaacttaactaaacttcacaaaaattaacgaacttaaatcaagcatcgcgttagttctggcaggccacgtcgtcaagcgtgcatcagctgttaatcagctgtctaCGGcgtgcaccaatccggttacgacatccatattacccaaccgtttaaattcccattcatagagccgctctagctgctgccgcgatctaaactccctcctccaaccccgactcctgaacctgtgttcgttgtaccagtttacgtcataaatctccacatatttttctctccctctctctctaattatttaattatttatttatcaattcattcatttgttgcTTTCCAAAAAcacgtaagcgagcatatctaatactatgcatgattggTGGTTCGGTTATACGtggggtttattctattttcactGCTCTCTCCGCTCTGTCCATGCATGCGGACGGGCACGTGGATTCttgtccagaacagaaccataccgccaacactaactgtatgcataatcatctaataaattctcatttgacaaagtggtcctgacagaactgaaattctcttaacatAATtaaacttaattgctacaatttctgttttctttacattaattttgcttaattttcttcatcgcttttctcttcacttgtttttgctttttttgtcactctttcctcactaacatctgccggtcgttttaataaaaacctgtccggtcggcataccagatgcggtgtagtcacACAAGTTTACGGTTCAtttccgaaaattacggatccgcagatggtcggcacctcgcgtagcccctttgcgactctccataggaaatgaatgacgtCCGTTTTCTTGGccgtcgtgtgcagtggaaaggcggctttaaccgagtgagacgcgggaagctgaggtggggaaacagagcacacgtggttgttggggatctttgtttcagcGGCGgctccaaaaacaaaaaattcgtatgtcggagcactcgtatctcgaggcgtatgtatgtatgtatgtatgtatgtagcaCTGAATACACTGCTGACTGCTGCACATAAGCAGTATATGAATTGGTACTCATTAAAATACAAATCCTTTCATTAATTTATGTGTAGAATACAATTTGTATGAAAATGTTTCCCCctttttaattatgttggctttgtagaagccaacattctgttttcctatttaagcttggacaaaaatttatcaagagaaactcctcctagggcttttgagccacatgcaccaaactgggatatgttgtagaccctggtctgatgtttgttgctaatacttttctaagtgatccgagtaccggtacttcggataccgggtctcaaatttgccttttttcccgtagactcccattataaactttggaggtttataacttggcaacctttcaaactatctacaccaaactctgccagctcctttagggtgatactctgaacagagttaaattggtgtaccgactggcctttcggttgtcctgcagccccgccccaaaatatgcaaaatcaaaactttttacaacatggacatgtgacatatcaaaacactcagcacaatgaggggaacttcctcaggagaattcggatgacgtcacatgctcg
The genomic region above belongs to Tachysurus vachellii isolate PV-2020 chromosome 11, HZAU_Pvac_v1, whole genome shotgun sequence and contains:
- the cdc14b gene encoding dual specificity protein phosphatase CDC14B isoform X2, with amino-acid sequence MKRKRQRRAEARKRHCAVNSPADKPTAHIYIEITDQLYFAVLSQKIRSTPERHCFCIDEELSYENFYADFGPLNLAMFYRFCCKLTKKLKSLAHSRKTIVFYTCGDKKKQANAAYLIGSYAVMHLQKTPEETYSLLVSRNATYLPFRDASFGICMYNLNILDCLHAVHKALQFGWLDFSNFDVEEYEHYERAENGDFNWIIPGKFLAFSGPHPKSKIENGYPLHAPEAYFPYFRKHNITTVIRLNKKMYDAKRFTDMGFDHYDLFFVDGSTPNDAIVAKFINICENADGAIAVHCKAGLGRTGTLIACYLMKHFRLTAAEAIAWIRICRPGSVIGPQQNFVEDQQSSLWVEGDLYRQEQCEQENGVNKTAITGILSGVDDISINGKNKNSAARKADMYNDGEEEHNGLTQGDKLRALKSKRQSRASTGSLSVILQSSAQSCKSVTSQSPSDNEDARKRTRTTLSSNRESSLLLHSRLARSLGNLPVMANDNKYELCAVNSMATDRLSKKSNIKHIIPISSDPSIPSSTESFVHSLSINVNCVQRKEKAALFAIIALYKTMSCSP
- the cdc14b gene encoding dual specificity protein phosphatase CDC14B isoform X1; amino-acid sequence: MKRKRQRRAEARKRHCAVNSPADKPTAHIYIEITDQLYFAVLSQKIRSTPERHCFCIDEELSYENFYADFGPLNLAMFYRFCCKLTKKLKSLAHSRKTIVFYTCGDKKKQANAAYLIGSYAVMHLQKTPEETYSLLVSRNATYLPFRDASFGICMYNLNILDCLHAVHKALQFGWLDFSNFDVEEYEHYERAENGDFNWIIPGKFLAFSGPHPKSKIENGYPLHAPEAYFPYFRKHNITTVIRLNKKMYDAKRFTDMGFDHYDLFFVDGSTPNDAIVAKFINICENADGAIAVHCKAGLGRTGTLIACYLMKHFRLTAAEAIAWIRICRPGSVIGPQQNFVEDQQSSLWVEGDLYRQEQCEQENGVNKTAITGILSGVDDISINGKNKNSAARKADMYNDGEEEHNGLTQGDKLRALKSKRQSRASTGSLSVILQSSAQSCKSVTSQSPSDNEDARKRTRTTLSSNRESSLLLHSRLARSLGNLPVMANDNKYELCAVNSMATDRLSKKSNIKHIIPISSDPSIPSSTESFVHSLSINVSCSP